AAATGTCCAAAGAAACTTGAGGGTGGGGGAGTTaacagatggggaaaaaaatgttcctTATGTTCTTTCACcaaataaagacatgaaaaaaaacaCTTGTCCCACCACCATTTTAGTAAAGAAAGGATGTTTTCACACCAATAAAGCAGTAAGGGCATAATCCTTGATTAAAGGCTAATACGAAGCTGGAAAGTTTTAACCTtattgagaaaacaaaacaaaacaaaaagaacctcACTGTTGTTGtgacttttctcctttctccaagGACTGGAGAACACTTCAGCCTCCACTGATCTGTGTCGGTGGAACTCATGGGTCTGGGGACAGCTATTCTGGAGGACGTTCCTGCTGAACCAGGGTTCCCTACAAACACATGAGGACCCCTAAAGCCATTGGGTTGGGCAGATCCGGATTCCCTTTCAGCTGTCCCAGAGGAGGCTCACCCTATGCCAGACCCTACCTATAACCTCAGGAGTTGAGGTGGCGGAGGCTCTGAACTCCCGTCCCTGTACCTCTCCCCTCCGGGCAGGGCCGAGCCCCCCCTTCCCCGCCAATCCGGAGCAGATGAGGCGAGACTAAGCGGCAAGCCCACCCTGGGAAGAGGCTGGGGAGACCTAATGGGCAGGGTCCCCCTCATCTCCATCACCAAGCTGAGCACTCGTGCCCATGccaccccccagccccagcctggggaaaggaggaaaagtgGGCACCCTAGCCCGGaggtggcgggggaggggggtGTGGGGGCTGGTGTCCGAGACACCCGGCTGGGCGGGCACAGATAGGATCTGAACACAGGGAAGCATGGCCTAGCTCTTTGATCCACAGCCAGCCACGCTGGGCCTGGACCCGGAGGGAGGCACGGCTGTCTTCCGGCCCGGCTTTGCACCGCTGCCAGGGGTCCTGTGGGGCCCTCAGAGGGAGAGGCGTCCAATACCCGGCCCTCCCCCAAATACCCTCTATCCCAACTGCTCTCAGAAGAGGCGTGAGCGTCTACAGTGAACCCAGCACAGAAACCTGCTAGGGGAGCTGCTGTTGACTGCATCGCGATCCAAAGGACCGGCGTCTTTTGTAGATGCAGGGGCTGAGCCAGGCCAAGCGCGCCGTGGAGGCCCGCGTGGACGCAGACCCGGGTGCCATACAGATGCGCTGGAATCCAGGCACTTTCCCGCGCTCCGCAAATCTAGATGTTTCAGCCTGGATCGAGCGAGGGTTAGAGGGTTAGTCAGGCCAGGGTCAACTTCAGAGTCATGGGCTCCCTAAATGCGACTTCTAGGGTTGAGTTGCTGTGGACGAGCGACCCATGTCGGAATCCCGCGCCCACGTGGCTGCCCAAAGTTCCGAGTCTCCGGGCTGCAGGTTCTAGTCACGGAACCGAGTTGGGAGAGTCATAGGGGCTGGGACTTGGAGGATCGGCTGAGGTCCGGTGCTCTTGGCTGTGTTCGCGGCTCGGAGCCGTCGCCTGACTGAGGGGCCCGTCACAGATGTGTGATGTATAAGCTCTGCACGCAacaggagctcaataaatgtgcGAAGGGGGGTATACTTATGTTCGCACTGTATGCAGGCGGCCTAGAAGGAAGTCCCTGATTGGCACAGGGATGGAGGATGGGGCAAGAGCCGCAACAGCGCCGCGGAGTTCCAACGCTGCCGGTTCCCTGGGGTACGAGCACAGCCTCAAGCAGCCTCAAGCCCTAGGAAGCCCCCAGTTCAAAGCACAGGGCGCATTGGAGCCTGGGCACGATACAGTTCACACCACGGCTGCGATGGTAAGCCACGCCCAAGTCCCAAGGGCCTAGGGGACCCCCGCCCTCCACAGCCGGAGGAGAAACCTGGGCGCAGAAAGCAGGGGGAATATCTGGTTGTAGGTGAGTAAGCGGGGTCAGGAGTTCCCGTTAGAGTCTCTGCGTTTCGGGAGAAGGGTGATCATTCCCAGGCTTGTCCGACGTCTCTCTCAGGGTGCGCTCCGGAAGAGCGAGCCCTTTAAGGCTATGCCGAGTGGGCGCGTCCCGGCCTCTCCCGGGAGAGGAGAGGCGGGGCGGACCTGTGTCCCGCCCCCGGCCCGGCCCGCCCCCAGtgcccgccccgcccccggcaCTCGGCCGGCGGCGCCTTTGATGTTCCGACCCGCCAGCTCGCGGAGCCGCTCTGCCCCGCGCCCTAGCCCGCGCCTGCAGCCCGCCCAGGCGGAGTCAGCCCGCGCTCCGCCCGCCGCGATCCGAGCTCGGAGGTTCGGACTCCGGGCTCGCCGCCCCCCGGGCCGGCTCCGCGCCCCGCACTCCCGGCGCCCAGCGCCCCGCGCCCCGGCGGGCGGAGCGCACCATGCCGCAGCTGGACTCCGGCGGGGGCGGCGCGGGCGGCGGCGACGACCTCGGCGCGCCGGACGAGCTGCTGGCCTTCCAGGATGAAGGCGAGGAGCAGGACGACAAGAGCCGCGACAGCGCCGCCGGTCCCGAGCGCGACCTGGCCGAGCTCAAGTCGTCGCTCGTGAACGAGTCCGAGGGCGCGGCCGGCGGCGCAGGGATCCCGGGGGTCCCGGGGGCCGGCGCCGGGGCCCGCGGCGAGGCCGAGGTGAGCCCCCGCCGGCGCCGGCTCCTCCCCCGCGGTCGCCGCGCCGCGCCGCCCCAGTTGCGCGCGGCCCTCGGGGTCTCCAGCGCGCAGAGCGTCCCTGCCCCGGCGTCGGCCCCGACCCCCGCGGTCCCACCGCCCCTCACTCCCCTCCGGTTCTCCCTCCAGGCTCTCGGGCGGGAACACGCTGCGCAGAGACTCTTCCCGGACAAACTTCCAGAGCCCCTGGAGGACGGTGAGTTTCTGCCCGGCCCGGCTTCCCTTCGTCGCGCTCAGGCCCTGGCCTCGGTGGGACGGGGACGCCAAGGACCGCGGGGAGCCGGGTGCCTCCCCCACCGCAGCTCAGGAGGCGGCAGAACCCAGGGGTGGAGAGTGGGGGGCGGGCTTCCCGGGCGCCGCCGGGTCGAGTCACTTCCGGTGCCCTGACCTTTATAGGAGTAAACAGACCCCCGCCATCCCCGCCTCCCCTCCTGCCCAGGTGACTGACTAATCCGCCGCCTTCAGGAGACAGAATTGGCCAAGGTTTCTTGGTTGGAGGGCGGGGGGTGGGAGGTCAAGTAGGGGCCACCTCGGGGAGGCCTGCCCTCCAGGTCCTTCCCCTAAAACTTGGCACTGCCGATACTCCCAGCCCGTTCCTTCCCAAGTCAGGAACTTGCAGGGGACCCCTTGGCAATTCTTTTTCTCTCAAGAGCAGACAGCCTTCAGTCCCAGCCGCTGCCAGGGCTGGTGTGTCTGACCCAGCTGTGGTTTTTCCAGGCCTGAAGGCCCCGGAGTGCACCAGCGGCATGTACAAAGAGACCGTCTACTCCGCCTTCAATCTGCTCATGCATTACCCACCCCCCTCGGGAGCAGGGCAGCACCCCCAGCCGCAGCCCCCGCTGGTAAGTGGACCCCGCAGCCAGTGCCGCCCTGTGCTTGCAGCCTCCTTGACCAGGTAGGTGAGGCACCGGCAAGAGACTTCTGCCTGGAACAAAATAGACGAGACTCCTGTGCTGGTCTTTTCTCCCATACACACCCGGTGGGATCTGAACCAAAAGGAGAACTTTGCTGAAGGAAGGAGGGGCCGCCCTGGGGCACCCCCCTGCCCTCTGCCTCTTGGCTTTTGTCTTCCCAGCTTGCTCATAAGCAGGTGCAGGCTCTGTCCTGGTGCTGGGTGATGCCAGGGTGGGGTCTTCTTAGAGAACTTTTGAGCCGAGACCACCCTTGCTCCTCGCTGCTCTGATCTGAGCTCAGAGCTTTGCAATTAACTTTCTAACTAGCCCAGGAAACCCTGAGCCTCCTTGGCGCTTGGAGGAATGGGCAGGAAAGCTGATCTGTTCAGGTCCCCTGGTTGTGCAGGAGAAACGTGCTGTGTTCGGTCGGCTGTGTCCTGACGGGCGTGAGTGTACCGTTGCCAAAGAAGGACCCTGAACACCATGTGTGGAAAGTGGGTTCTTAGGAAACTGGCTTGGTCTCAGACATACCAGGAAGGGTTGGCAAAGGTGCTAcaaatcagtgatgttgagaagGGACCAGTTTAATTAATTcgtgaattaaatatttttaagtcccAGTGCTTTGAAAAGATTTCATGATCTTTACAAACCATGCCCATTGGTACAGATGACCTAAAGTGTGAAGAGCCTATTCTGAGTGTTTTGGAGCAGTACAGCTGCGCTTTTAAAGAAATTCCTATTCGTGTTTCACACTCTCCTCAGTTGGTCCAAGTTGGGGTGAAGGTACGTGGAAGGTTTGGAGGACTGTGGTAAGTGAGTGTTGGGTGTGAATGTAAGCCCAGTGCAGGtggggctggcaggctggaggcTCGCATGGCTACAGTGGGGTCACCAGAGGGAGGAGAGTTAAGTGCTAGGCTATTTCAGACCAGGAGTGAAGAGGGTGGTTCTGAGAGCTGCTGCATGCCAAGCCAGTGGGAATGAGAAGACATATAGGCTTCTTTCCAGAAGCCTAGGCTGGAAAGCCTATTCTATGGCTAGCTCTAGAAATGAGCTCCTTGCCCTTTGggcccttatctgtaaaatgagtatgtTTTTCGAGTAGTCTCTGTATCCGACTTTCTGCTCTGGGGTGGCTTGGTATATGAGGTGGTTCACTTCCTTCCAAGTCTGTGAGATGGGGGGTGTGCCCCCCAGCATTCCCCCGCTGATGTAGTGACTACATCCAGAGAACTCACCCTGTGTGAGCCCATGCTTAACAAAGATGCGTTTTGGATCCCTACAAGATGTAAATAAACCCTTAGATTTGGGACTAGGTTGACATAACCCACCAGTGCCAAACTTCCAACAGGTGTGCCACTTGCATAGGGGCTGGGGTCACCGTGGAACCATGATTAGACAAAAGGCCTAGGCCCAAGGCTCTACTCCAGCCTCCCGGGGCTCCACAGCAGCACAGGGAAAAGGCTTCCTTTCGGAGGTCATCTCATGGTGTGGGCAAGTGCTGGGAGAGTATCTGGAGCAGGGAGGGCTTCGTTCTGCTGTCAGGGTATGGGTGATGGGACCATTTGGTGTCCTTTGGGCCACATGGGTCAAGAGTAGGCTCTAACAGGACAGTGGAGGAGGCACACCACCACTGGCCTGGgtcatttatttttcacctttcaGTCTTTCTCAAGCTACAGCAGATACATTTCTATGTATCGCACCTGCTCCTATAGGTACAAATCCCCTTGCCCTCCTCCCCGCGCAGCCACAGTCTCCACTGTCTGGCTTCTGGCCAcacaggaggaggaaaaggacgGGCTGTGACACTGGCTCTCTGTGCCCTGGCCTCAGCTGCTCTGTGGGGCTGCAGAAAAGGACAGAGGCAGAGGTGTAAGTTGGAGTGACACTCAGTGAGGAAGCTGTATGTGAATGTAGGAGAACCTCTTTTAAGCAAACCTGCCAGTTATAAACACATAGCAAGTCAGAGCATTTGCTTGCATTACCTGAAGACGTGTGGGCATTGAAAATGTGGTTGGGTTTTACCAAGCAAAGTGAATCCACCCCCACATTTTAGAAGCATATTTATTATTGGATTCAAGGTTCATGTGTCTGGAACCAGGAATGATCTTCTTTTCTTGGGTCAGGAGCCCCTTGCAAGGGCCCTGAGGAAAAACTGCCTTTGGAAGATTTTTCCAAAGCTGGTCACTTTCCCAAGCCCATCTTTAAAGGACAGACAGCTTGCTGCTCAGGCCCTGCCACAGGCCTTAGATCCAGGCCCCCTTGCCCTTTGCCCGGCCCTCTCTGAGGGCACCTATGTGGTCAACACTTATGCTGAGAGGCTTGAGGCCAGTCATTGCACCTCCCTCAAGAGCAGGGAAAGCCTATACCAGGGACCTGCTCTGCCCATGTGTGGGTAGGATGCCCATGTGGCTACTGTGTTAGAGACCTCAAAACAGGCCAGCTCGAACCTTGCCCGGAGCAATAGGCTGAATGACCACCCCACAGCCAACTGCCAcgggacacatttttttttttcttccaaaaaggTTCCTTCTTTTTGGTAGTTGGCTTCTTTTAAGCTtgtttgaggaagaaaaaattaggTCAAAGTTTATTCCATGAACACTGTCAGGCACCTGATTGATGTAGGCTTGCAGGCAGTTACTGGCCTAGACCAGTAaccagggtttttttgttttgttttgtgtttgtgtttgtgtttttttagagacaaggtctcactctgttgcccaggctggagtgcagtggtgtgatcttggctcactgcagcctcaaactcctgggctcaagccatcctcccacctcagccttctgagtagctgggactacaggtatgcactacaatgcccggctaagtttgtttttgtttctgtagcaatgggtctcactgtgttgcctggactttggtttggttttctctgCTCTGCTCTGAGACCTGAAAGTAGGTGGAGGTGGTGAGTGGGGAGATAGTGAGCTGATCTTAGGCTGTACTTTGGGGGGATTCTGGGATGGGTAAGGCATCATTCCTTAGGCAAACTCAGGCTCAAACTCAGTGTAGTCAGTCTTGTCATATCCAAAATTGAtatgaggctgcattgagctgtggcTTCTTCTATGAGCTCTACTTGGAGTCTGTAGCTTAGACAGATGCCGAGCCTTTTGCCATTTtgatgaaatatccagaatagacacatccatagagacagaaagaggatTAGTGCTTGCCAGGGGCTGACGGAAGAGGGGCCCAGGGAgcgactgctaatgggtatggagatactttctggggtgatgaataGGTTCTGGAATTAGATCGTGGTGGCAGCTGCACAAtcttatgaatatactaaaagccactgaattacATAACCTTTAAAACAGTGtattttatgatatgtgaattacatctcaaattaaataaaaaggctGAGGCCTTTGGCTGTTGCAGACTTGGGGCCATGTGTCCCTGTCCCTGATCTCCACAGTTGTCCAGGTGCCTGGGGATGCCCCAAGCCAGGGGGTCAGGCATCAGGTGTCAGGTCCAGCAGAAGGAGCCTCACTGAGGCAGTGGACTCATGTTGGGGCTCCCGGCAGGTCCAGAGCGTGCCTGGGGGAGCAGGAGGTGAGGGTATGAGCAAGGCTCCAGCAGAGGAAGGAAGTGCTGCTGATGCACGGCCAGCCTGTCCGAGGAGCTTTGCAGAGATGCATAGGTGCAGGAGCACCCACCGGCCTCCACACGCCCCAGAGCGAGCTGTGGGCCTTGCTGGGAAGCGTCAGTTATTGGTGTTGAGCACCAGCCCTGGTTGCAGTGAAGCCTGTTAGGAGGGAATTTGGCACCAAGCTTGGTACCAGGTACTGGGCCCCCAGACTGGAACCAGGCTCTACCCCGGGAGTGCCCAGCTGAGCCGAGGAGACAGATAGAGACCTGAAGCAGAGCTGGCGAGAGGAGCGCTGTCACTGAGGTGTCCCGGGCAGAGCCGGCCCCAGCCCTGGCTGTGAAGGGGGGCCCACTGAGGAGCACTCTGAAGGCCACAGGGTGTCCAACAGATGAAGACAGAGGAGGGACTGGCAGGCCCCAGGCTTCCCTCTGAACACATCCCAAACCTCCCCACTACTCTGCAGTCAGCACCCAAAGCCCCAGTCATCGCCATCTCTCACCCAGACAGCAGCAACAGCGTCCAGGGGACCCCTCCCTCACCCCTAACCCCCATCCTAAATCACAGTCCAGGCTTCACGTAGCAGCCACAGGGGGCCTTTAAAAACAGAGTCAGATCACATCTCTCACCTGATGAGACCCCGCATCAGCTTCCCATTGCTCTTGCAGTGAAGTCGAAGCCACTCATCACAGCCGAGTGCCTGGGTGGCCCCCGCCAGCCGCCCCTCATCACCTGCACCAGCCTCTTGCTGTCTCCCTGACAGCAGTCCCCTCCCTGTCCTAGGGGGTCTTACAGCCAGCAACTTCTTTCCACCCCAGGACTCTTGCACTGCTTCCCTCCGCTCGGAAGtctcttccccagccctgcacATAGCCGCCACCTTCTCGTTCCTCACTCAGGGCTCAATTCAGATGTCTCTGCCTCAGGGAGCCTCCTCTGACCATTCCCAGTAGGACCCTCCTCATCCCTTGGCTCCAGCTGCCTTGCCAGCCCTGGCAACTCTTCGGGCTCAAACGGTTGGCACTGCTTTACAATGCACTCACCATGCTTAACCCTAAGAAAGGCCGGCTGTTCGTTTCCTCCTCTGCACAATGGGAGTGGTGAGCCCTCCTCCCAGATTTGGAGTGAGGACCAGCAGCAGTGCCAGGGAGGGGCCCAGGGAGGTGCCAGTGCGGCCTGGCCAGGGGGAGTCAGCCATGACTGAACCCTTGTCCCTTGCTGGCCTGGCTCCCCTGGGGCCAGTGGTTGCTCAGTTGTGGGCCCCACGTGGACTTGGGCACGGAGGGGTCTGGAGGTCTGAACCCTGGGACTGGGGACTCAGGTGTACAGGCCGCCTACTTACTGCCCTGCCTGACCCAGGATTCTTAGGAGGGGAAAGTGCTATCCCTGGGGCCAGGCAGGGAGCCACAGCCACTCACTGCATTCTCAGAATTCTATCCTACCACCCCAAAGATTGACCTGAAAGAGACTCCCCTTCCTCAGTCATGTAGAAGTCCTTTACATGAGATGTTAGAAGCTTAAgctgttttgtttcaaaaaaaaaaaaaagattggctgggtgcggtggctcatgcctgtaatcccagcgctttgggaggccaaggtgggtggatcatttgaggttaggagttcaagaccagcctggccaacacggtaaaaccgggtctctactaaaaatacaaaaattagccgggcatggtggcacacgcctgtaatcccagctactctactcaggaggctgaggcaggagaatcgcttgaacccgggaggtggaggttgcagtgaaccaagattgcgccactgcactccagcctgggcaacagaaccagactcctcaaaaaaaaaaaaaaaaatgcaaaaaacccTCATGGCCATCAGCCTGGGAAGCCGTGGCCACCCTGTGCGTGCCCCTCATTCTTGCCACGATGCCACAGGTGTGGGCAGCCTCCTTGCTTGCAGCCTCCCCTGTGGCTCTGGCTTGCTCCCGGGCTGCCTTCTTTCCCAGTGTGAATGATGTTCTGTACACATCACTCTTTCGTTTCCACCTTGACTATTTTCCTGAAGCATAATACCCAAACAGAATTATGGGGTCAAGAGGCAGGAAGAGTCGAG
The genomic region above belongs to Homo sapiens chromosome 5, GRCh38.p14 Primary Assembly and contains:
- the TCF7 gene encoding transcription factor 7 isoform X18, which produces MPQLDSGGGGAGGGDDLGAPDELLAFQDEGEEQDDKSRDSAAGPERDLAELKSSLVNESEGAAGGAGIPGVPGAGAGARGEAEALGREHAAQRLFPDKLPEPLEDGLKAPECTSGMYKETVYSAFNLLMHYPPPSGAGQHPQPQPPLVSGPRSQCRPVLAASLTSTRPISPPTVSPNSLSTNISTAHIPPLHLRTSARSKFTGLCRPLTSLASTP